From Mucilaginibacter rubeus, a single genomic window includes:
- a CDS encoding STAS/SEC14 domain-containing protein: protein MLEHIRYLPAHVLGIHAVGHVNVDDYERALQPLLEQQVRQTGRLNFLLVLETNIKNFTAGAWCGNVRLGLKYFTRWNKVAVVTDQDGVREFSHLFKYILPGKFAGYRLEDLDEAVKWVTGIK, encoded by the coding sequence ATGCTTGAGCATATAAGATATTTGCCTGCGCATGTGTTAGGGATACATGCAGTTGGCCACGTTAATGTAGATGATTACGAAAGAGCTTTACAGCCTTTGCTTGAGCAACAGGTAAGACAAACCGGGCGGTTAAACTTTTTACTGGTGTTGGAAACCAATATTAAGAATTTTACAGCAGGTGCCTGGTGTGGAAATGTCAGACTTGGCCTTAAGTATTTTACCCGTTGGAACAAGGTTGCCGTAGTAACTGACCAGGATGGCGTGCGCGAATTTAGCCACCTGTTTAAATATATTTTACCGGGCAAGTTTGCCGGCTACCGGCTGGAGGATTTAGACGAAGCGGTAAAATGGGTAACGGGAATTAAATAA